From Ascaphus truei isolate aAscTru1 chromosome 17, aAscTru1.hap1, whole genome shotgun sequence, the proteins below share one genomic window:
- the H1-0 gene encoding histone H1.0, producing the protein MTENSASTPASKPKRSRSSKQSIDHPKYSDMIVAAVQAEKSRSGSSRQSIQKYIKNHYKVGENADSQIKLSIKRLVTYGTLKQTKGVGASGSFRLAKADEAKKPVKKPKKEVKKVATPKKAAKPKKAAKSPSKSKKPKVAEKKVKKLAKKKPAPSPKKAKKTKTVKAKPVKASKVKKAKPLKPKAKSSPKKATRKK; encoded by the coding sequence ATGACGGAGAACTCAGCCTCCACACCTGCTTCCAAGCCCAAGAGGTCCAGGTCATCTAAGCAGTCTATAGACCACCCTAAGTACTCTGACATGATCGTGGCTGCTGTCCAGGCTGAGAAGAGCCGCTCTGGTTCCTCACGCCAGTCCATTCAGAAGTACATCAAGAATCACTACAAAGTGGGCGAGAATGCAGATTCACAGATCAAACTCTCCATAAAGAGGCTGGTCACTTATGGCACCCTCAAGCAGACCAAAGGTGTGGGCGCCTCCGGCTCCTTTCGTCTGGCCAAGGCAGACGAGGCCAAGAAACCGGTCAAAAAGCCCAAGAAGGAAGTCAAGAAGGTGGCTACACCCAAGAAAGCTGCCAAGCCCAAGAAAGCTGCCAAATCTCCGTCCAAGTCCAAGAAGCCCAAAGTCGCTGAGAAGAAAGTGAAGAAGCTGGCCAAGAAAAAGCCTGCACCCTCTCCCAAAAAGGCCAAGAAGACAAAGACTGTCAAAGCCAAACCAGTGAAGGCATCAAAGGTCAAGAAGGCCAAGCCCTTAAAACCCAAGGCAAAATCCAGCCCAAAGAAAGCTACCCGGAAGAAGTGA